Proteins from one Rosa chinensis cultivar Old Blush chromosome 7, RchiOBHm-V2, whole genome shotgun sequence genomic window:
- the LOC112178378 gene encoding uncharacterized protein LOC112178378 yields MCTTNALVVTGAAEAEASSESRRRGSRPRGAPNEERFRESRGKNMMEDYFVEHPIFSEEEFRIRYRMSHNVFNRISSDFCRYDRYFVQKSDAAKKVGLLPQQKLICSLRMLTYSAGADQCAEYCRMAKSTAIETLKRFTRGIVNLYSAEYLRAPTPADHRRLLAKAERKGFPEMIGSIDCMH; encoded by the coding sequence ATGTGTACGACTAATGCTCTTGTGGTAACAGGAGCCGCTGAAGCTGAagcttcctctgaatcaagacGACGGGGTTCTCGACCGAGGGGTGCACCGAATGAGGAGCGATTTAGGGAATCAAGAGGGAAAAACATGATGGAAGATTACTTTGTGGAGCATCCAATTTTCAGTGAAGAGGAATTCCGGATACGGTATAGGATGAGTCACAATGTTTTCAACCGCATCTCCAGTGACTTTTGTCGCTATGACCGGTACTTTGTCCAGAAATCAGATGCTGCTAAGAAAGTCGGACTACTTCCCCAGCAAAAGCTGATATGTTCTTTAAGAATGCTTACTTACAGTGCTGGGGCAGATCAATGCGCTGAGTATTGTCGGATGGCGAAATCTACCGCCATCGAGACTCTGAAACGATTTACAAGAGGAATCGTTAATCTGTACTCGGCAGAATACCTCCGGGCTCCTACTCCGGCCGACCACAGAAGACTTCTTGCCAAAGCTGAGAGAAAAGGCTTTCCTGAGATGATTGGAAGCATCGACTGCATGCACTGA